Part of the Streptomyces sp. NBC_00457 genome, AAAGACGCCGGCAAAGAGGCGTCTCAGCTCCGCCCAGACCGAGGGGTCCCGGTGATCGGGCACCATCTCCCAGACGCCCAGCAGCCGGACGAGCTCCCGGTAGCCGTCCGGTTCCAGGGCGCGGACTGCCATCCGGTGACCGTCGGCGGTGCGATAGACGGCGTAGAACGGGCAGCCCACGAGGGTGTCGTCGACGATCCCGCCCTCCCCGGTGCGCGCCGCCTGTGCCAGTGCCGCCAGCACGGCCACCGCCAGGTGCAGCGCGGCTGCCGGATCGTCGGCGCCGCCTGCCATGATCGTACGTCCGTAGACGAGCCGCGGATTGCGGGCCAGGCACCGTTCGGGGCCGGGCCCCCGGGCGTCGGCCGATGACTCCACCACGACGTCGGCGCCGACGGCGAGTTCGAGCACCGCCTCGGCGTCCGCGGACCGGTCGACGCGTACGATCTCGGCGCCGAGGCCGGCGAGCAGCACCCCGCAGAGAGATGCGTCGCCCGGTGGTACCAGCTCGACGACCCGCAGTCCTTTGAGTGGAGTCGTCGTGAGGTCCGGAAGACGGGCGCCGCCTTGGAGAGCGGACATGTCTCACCCCTCCCGGTCACCGGTCAGCCGGGTGATCGACGCACGGGTGCCGGCCCGGCTGGTCGTAGGACTCACGTGGAGCACCGGGCCCACGCTCACCCGTGGCGGCCGGGTCACCGCCCACAGCACGGTCTCCGCCACGTCCTCGGGGGTGAGCAACTCCTCTGCGCCGACGCCCAGTTCGTCGGGATCGGCCGACAGCTCCGTACGCACCCAGCCGGGGCAGATCGCCACGGCTCGCACGCCGTGGTCCCGGTTCTCCAGCGCCACCAGCTCGCTGAGCACGTTGAGGCCCTGCTTGCTGACGGCGTAGCCCGCGGTGTGGCTGAGCGTCTCGCGGGTGATGGAGGAGCCGATGTGCACGATCGTGCCTCCGCCGTTCTTGCGCATGTACGGCAGGGCCGCGTGGCACAGCAGATACGGCACGGTGAGGTTGAGGCGGATCATCAACTCCCAGTGTCTGGGCGGGAGTTCGTGGACCTGTGCGAGCCGCACCACGCCGGCGCAGTGCACCAGCGCCGTGGGGGTACCGAACAGTTCCACGGTCTGCGCGACCACCCGCTCCGGCTCGCCCTCGGCGGCCAGGTCGGCGGCGAGGACACTCGCCCGTCCGCCGCGCGAGTGCACCTCCTCGGCCACCCGGGACAGCGGCTCGATGCGCCGTGCGACCAGGACGACGTGAGCCCCGGCATCGGCCAGCGCCCGGGCTACGGCCGCTCCGATGCCCGACGA contains:
- a CDS encoding SDR family oxidoreductase, with product MSTVGFSGVAVVTGASSGIGAAVARALADAGAHVVLVARRIEPLSRVAEEVHSRGGRASVLAADLAAEGEPERVVAQTVELFGTPTALVHCAGVVRLAQVHELPPRHWELMIRLNLTVPYLLCHAALPYMRKNGGGTIVHIGSSITRETLSHTAGYAVSKQGLNVLSELVALENRDHGVRAVAICPGWVRTELSADPDELGVGAEELLTPEDVAETVLWAVTRPPRVSVGPVLHVSPTTSRAGTRASITRLTGDREG
- a CDS encoding CoA transferase, producing the protein MSALQGGARLPDLTTTPLKGLRVVELVPPGDASLCGVLLAGLGAEIVRVDRSADAEAVLELAVGADVVVESSADARGPGPERCLARNPRLVYGRTIMAGGADDPAAALHLAVAVLAALAQAARTGEGGIVDDTLVGCPFYAVYRTADGHRMAVRALEPDGYRELVRLLGVWEMVPDHRDPSVWAELRRLFAGVFRTRTRREWCEVFDGTDGCVSPVPPVE